One genomic region from Deltaproteobacteria bacterium encodes:
- a CDS encoding dienelactone hydrolase family protein produces MEITTERVHIGVDGKTMGGYLARPTDGAARPAVLVFMEIFGVNAHIRDVAERVAREGYVALAPDFFHRTGPGVDYGYDQTGFTEGIKLLGALKSDEVAADARAALSFLKRKTYVRGDRLGAMGFCIGGHVTYLTACETDVKAAASFYGGGIAKGQGLGGQASTIGRTSQIGGKILCLFGEKDPLIPLSEIDAIKAELKQHNVRNEVVVYPGADHGFFCDHRGTFDKASAEDSWTRVKKLFAEELGA; encoded by the coding sequence ATGGAAATCACCACAGAGCGCGTGCATATCGGTGTCGATGGAAAAACCATGGGTGGCTATCTGGCCCGCCCGACCGATGGCGCAGCGCGCCCGGCGGTGTTGGTGTTCATGGAGATTTTTGGCGTGAACGCGCATATCCGCGACGTGGCCGAGCGAGTGGCGCGGGAAGGATATGTCGCGCTGGCACCGGATTTTTTCCATCGTACTGGACCGGGCGTCGATTATGGCTACGATCAGACCGGTTTCACCGAAGGGATTAAGCTGCTGGGCGCGCTGAAGTCTGACGAAGTGGCGGCGGATGCGCGGGCGGCGCTCTCATTCCTCAAGCGGAAAACCTATGTCAGAGGCGACCGGCTCGGTGCCATGGGCTTCTGCATTGGCGGGCACGTGACCTATCTGACTGCCTGCGAGACCGATGTCAAAGCGGCGGCGAGCTTTTATGGCGGCGGTATTGCCAAAGGCCAAGGGCTCGGTGGCCAGGCCTCGACGATTGGCCGCACGAGTCAAATCGGCGGGAAGATTCTGTGCTTGTTCGGCGAGAAAGATCCGCTCATTCCCCTGTCCGAGATCGACGCCATCAAGGCGGAACTCAAGCAGCACAACGTACGCAACGAAGTGGTGGTGTACCCTGGCGCGGACCACGGCTTTTTCTGCGATCACCGTGGCACGTTCGACAAAGCCTCGGCTGAGGACTCATGGACGCGCGTGAAGAAGCTGTTTGCCGAAGAGCTGGGCGCATAA
- a CDS encoding SDR family oxidoreductase, translating into MGVLDGKVAIVTGAGRLRGIGRAVALALADLGADIVVTGTGRDPTKYPPDEQAVGWRDIESTAEHVRARGQRCLPVVANVTENVDVTKTVAATLAEFGRIDFLINNSAFARGPDRVPLIELSEELWRKVLDIKLTGSFLMSKAVIPSMVKQGEGGVILNISSIAGKRGMASATAYCTSNFGIQGFTQALAMEMAPHNIRVNAVCPGIIDTSRMDDLGRDSTWKTVVKQMVPLNRPGSDEEIGKFVAYLCTPDASYITGQSLNIDGGSVMW; encoded by the coding sequence ATGGGCGTTCTGGACGGAAAAGTAGCGATTGTGACTGGCGCGGGGCGACTCAGAGGAATTGGCCGTGCTGTGGCGCTGGCATTGGCGGACCTGGGGGCCGATATCGTGGTGACCGGAACTGGCCGCGACCCCACCAAATATCCACCGGATGAACAGGCCGTTGGCTGGCGTGACATCGAAAGCACCGCCGAGCACGTGCGTGCCCGTGGGCAGCGCTGCCTGCCGGTGGTGGCGAATGTGACCGAGAACGTCGACGTGACGAAGACGGTGGCCGCAACCCTGGCGGAGTTCGGACGGATTGACTTTCTCATCAATAATTCTGCCTTTGCCCGCGGGCCTGACCGGGTGCCGCTGATTGAACTGTCCGAAGAGTTGTGGCGCAAAGTGTTGGATATCAAACTGACCGGTAGCTTCTTGATGAGCAAAGCCGTCATCCCGTCGATGGTGAAACAAGGCGAGGGCGGGGTCATCCTCAATATCTCGTCGATTGCCGGGAAACGTGGCATGGCGAGCGCGACCGCATATTGCACCTCGAACTTCGGTATTCAGGGTTTCACCCAAGCCTTGGCGATGGAGATGGCGCCGCACAACATCCGCGTAAACGCGGTATGTCCCGGCATTATCGACACCTCACGCATGGACGACCTCGGGCGAGACAGCACCTGGAAAACCGTTGTCAAGCAGATGGTGCCGTTGAACCGCCCCGGCTCCGACGAAGAGATCGGCAAATTCGTCGCGTATCTGTGTACGCCCGATGCCTCTTATATCACCGGTCAGTCGCTCAATATCGATGGCGGGTCGGTGATGTGGTGA
- a CDS encoding AAA family ATPase, which yields MHAPNLDGSLIDQRETVDDLDLLLLVLPEPIRAKVADDGELHHLLEIVLDLGRLPEARYEAKTVYLLDTPIIREDLQFIVARVGAFTHDNRAGIPRTLHRISALRNRTGDVIGLTCRVGRAVFGTVEIVKDTLTEDQKSILLLGPPGVGKTTLLREAARVLADESGKRVIVVDTSNEIAGDGDIPHPAIGRARRMQVPSPDLQHKVMIEAVENHMPEVIVVDEIGTEAEALAARTIAERGVRLIATAHGSALENLIRNPTLADLIGGIQSVTLGDDEARRRGTQKTVLERKASPTFDVLIEIHTRARFAIHADVAKAVDGFLRGRLPHAETRTRQADGHVEIQQPEPDEPFINGQDARPGGQQTLRIFPYGINRHRLEQAIHELEAPARVVNHAEHADVILTVRGQVKRQPRELRLLIEHGKQLYTMRSDTFAQMHKCLRDLLVDAFPDDQAALNEAATAINQALEQNTSVELAPRKARLRRLQHELVKQQGLLSKSEGDEPFRRLVVYPA from the coding sequence ATGCACGCTCCCAATCTGGACGGTTCTCTCATCGACCAACGCGAAACGGTCGACGATCTCGACCTGCTCCTGCTCGTTCTTCCGGAGCCCATCCGCGCCAAGGTAGCGGACGACGGCGAGTTACATCACTTGCTGGAGATCGTGCTGGATCTTGGTCGCCTGCCCGAAGCTCGCTACGAAGCCAAAACCGTGTACCTGCTCGATACACCGATCATCCGCGAAGACCTGCAATTCATCGTCGCCCGGGTGGGGGCGTTCACGCACGATAATCGCGCCGGCATTCCTCGCACCCTGCATCGGATTTCCGCGCTCCGCAACCGCACGGGCGATGTCATTGGCCTCACCTGCAGGGTTGGTCGCGCGGTGTTCGGCACGGTCGAGATCGTCAAAGACACCCTCACTGAGGATCAGAAAAGCATCTTACTGTTGGGACCTCCGGGCGTAGGAAAGACGACGCTGCTGCGCGAAGCCGCGCGAGTGTTGGCGGATGAAAGTGGGAAACGCGTCATCGTGGTTGATACTTCCAACGAGATCGCCGGGGATGGCGATATTCCTCATCCCGCCATTGGCCGCGCGCGCCGTATGCAGGTGCCCTCCCCTGACCTGCAACACAAAGTCATGATCGAAGCGGTCGAGAATCATATGCCGGAAGTGATCGTGGTGGATGAGATCGGCACCGAAGCCGAGGCACTCGCCGCGCGTACCATCGCCGAGCGCGGCGTCCGGTTGATTGCCACTGCCCACGGCAGCGCGCTGGAAAATCTGATTCGGAATCCTACGCTCGCCGACCTAATCGGCGGCATCCAATCCGTCACCCTCGGCGACGACGAAGCCCGGCGGCGCGGGACGCAGAAAACGGTCTTGGAGCGCAAAGCCTCGCCGACGTTCGACGTACTGATCGAAATTCACACCCGTGCCCGCTTTGCCATTCATGCCGATGTCGCTAAAGCCGTGGACGGCTTCTTGCGCGGACGCCTGCCACACGCGGAAACCCGTACCAGACAGGCAGACGGTCACGTGGAGATTCAACAACCGGAGCCGGATGAACCGTTCATTAACGGGCAAGACGCACGGCCAGGGGGACAGCAGACGTTGCGCATCTTCCCCTACGGCATCAACCGTCACCGCCTAGAGCAAGCGATTCACGAACTCGAAGCCCCGGCGCGGGTCGTGAATCACGCGGAACATGCCGACGTAATTCTGACCGTGCGAGGGCAGGTCAAGCGTCAACCCCGAGAGCTACGTCTGCTCATAGAGCACGGCAAACAGTTGTACACCATGCGCAGCGATACCTTCGCGCAAATGCATAAATGTCTCCGCGACCTGTTGGTAGACGCATTCCCCGACGATCAAGCGGCGCTGAACGAAGCGGCAACCGCCATTAACCAAGCGCTTGAGCAGAACACTTCCGTCGAACTGGCGCCCCGAAAAGCGCGGCTGCGCCGCTTGCAACACGAGCTCGTCAAGCAGCAAGGACTACTCTCGAAAAGCGAGGGGGACGAGCCGTTCCGCCGGCTCGTGGTCTATCCGGCGTAG
- a CDS encoding DNA-processing protein DprA — MELAQEVLKLSAGDVSRFVTLRDRLSDPAFNMADTPFLGWDKFREIEFEYALYHVKPPEHLFLRGRSWQILNATVSISFGGTVSPTADGFQLSELLAQQAVLGHRAVVGGGGVIGVDMAAHLGALDAKGSTIAVLANPVTHGLHPYEPKRTFLEEGIIQQGGLLASEYDSPEDDRKERLLQRDRVITALSDFFVAVECSKDSGTVDAAKRAKIQGKKVVVIDWSKIRHTWHEPKTSGALQLIQEKVAEALPCEPVSDIRDPRLMQEFHELLTGDSAA; from the coding sequence ATGGAACTTGCTCAGGAAGTTTTGAAGCTCAGCGCAGGAGATGTATCGCGCTTTGTGACCTTGCGTGATCGCCTCTCCGATCCTGCGTTCAACATGGCAGATACTCCGTTTCTTGGCTGGGACAAGTTTAGAGAGATTGAATTCGAGTATGCATTGTATCACGTCAAACCACCCGAACATCTCTTCTTACGTGGCCGCAGTTGGCAAATCCTGAACGCCACAGTGTCTATCTCCTTTGGAGGTACAGTATCGCCGACAGCCGACGGATTCCAACTCTCTGAGCTACTAGCTCAGCAGGCCGTACTCGGACATAGAGCGGTCGTCGGCGGCGGAGGAGTCATTGGTGTGGACATGGCAGCGCATCTGGGTGCTCTCGACGCGAAAGGCAGCACTATTGCTGTATTAGCAAATCCCGTCACACATGGGCTTCACCCTTACGAGCCCAAACGTACCTTTTTGGAAGAAGGTATCATCCAACAAGGCGGTTTACTCGCATCGGAGTACGATTCTCCAGAGGATGACCGCAAGGAACGTCTTCTGCAGCGTGACCGTGTAATCACGGCGCTCTCTGACTTCTTCGTCGCTGTCGAGTGTTCTAAAGACAGCGGGACAGTTGACGCAGCGAAACGAGCTAAGATTCAAGGGAAGAAGGTGGTCGTGATCGACTGGTCGAAAATTCGGCACACATGGCACGAACCGAAGACCAGCGGCGCACTGCAATTGATACAGGAGAAGGTTGCTGAAGCCCTCCCTTGCGAGCCGGTATCCGACATCAGGGATCCTCGGCTGATGCAGGAGTTCCATGAGTTACTTACTGGCGACAGCGCGGCCTAA
- a CDS encoding long-chain fatty acid--CoA ligase produces the protein MRETSLATMVLERVERYGAKRALTHKREKQWEHLSWQAFGERILLAAKGLAALGFRAGDRLAILAENRPEWPIIDLACLSLGGADVPLYLTSTPKDAAYILKDAGVTCIAVSGREQLAKVLKIAGDLPELARLILLDDGPKEETRLGQVPALSLDGLYARGEQYGGFSQPVPDPGLATIIYTSGTTGTPKGVMLTHGNILTNTQDATALLPLTENDVSLSFLPLSHGFERTAGLYTLLRAGAAITYGGGTVTLSKDLGEIKPTVLCCVPRVLELVYRRMTSERESASFLKRKLLDWALDVGRKAGACRSTGHPLPFGVKLQHGVADRLVFQKLRAALGGQIRFLVSGGAPLNAEVAKFFYGTGLVVYEGYGLTEAGPVVSCNVPGRTRLGTVGPVLPQVRVKIAEDGEICVQGPNVMQGYYNRPEETAAVIDSEGWLHTGDVGEIDADGFLAITDRKKDLIITSEGENIAPQLVEGLLKQDPLIEEACLIGDKRPYLTVLLVPNRALLEALARKYNIEEPWPAFLERTEFRVLFRRRLDEVNRTLPLYSRVRNFALLAEPFSLEREELTPTLKVKRRVVMETRRAQIDAMYRPSASPSAEISAN, from the coding sequence ATGCGTGAAACGTCGTTGGCGACGATGGTTCTGGAACGAGTCGAGCGGTACGGCGCAAAGCGAGCGTTGACGCATAAACGAGAGAAGCAGTGGGAACACCTGTCTTGGCAGGCGTTTGGCGAACGCATTCTCCTCGCCGCCAAAGGGTTGGCGGCGCTCGGGTTTCGCGCCGGCGACCGACTGGCCATTCTCGCCGAGAATCGTCCAGAGTGGCCGATCATCGATCTCGCCTGTCTTTCGCTCGGTGGAGCCGACGTTCCCCTGTACCTGACCAGTACGCCCAAGGATGCCGCCTACATCCTCAAGGACGCAGGCGTCACCTGCATCGCGGTCTCTGGACGTGAACAACTTGCCAAGGTGCTCAAAATTGCCGGAGATCTCCCCGAGTTAGCTCGCCTCATTCTTCTCGATGACGGACCGAAAGAAGAAACGCGACTCGGCCAAGTGCCGGCCCTGAGTCTCGACGGCCTCTACGCACGTGGCGAACAGTACGGCGGATTTTCTCAGCCCGTCCCCGACCCTGGACTCGCCACCATCATCTACACTTCGGGCACGACCGGTACCCCCAAGGGTGTCATGCTCACCCATGGCAATATCCTCACCAATACTCAAGACGCGACCGCGCTGCTCCCGTTGACCGAGAATGATGTGAGCCTGTCTTTTTTGCCGCTCTCACACGGATTCGAGCGCACGGCAGGTTTGTATACGTTGCTCCGCGCCGGGGCCGCCATTACCTACGGCGGAGGCACGGTGACGCTGAGCAAGGACCTCGGTGAGATCAAACCAACCGTCCTCTGCTGTGTGCCGCGCGTGCTCGAACTGGTGTATCGGCGCATGACCAGCGAACGCGAGAGTGCCAGTTTCCTGAAGCGGAAACTCCTTGACTGGGCACTCGATGTGGGCAGAAAAGCAGGAGCCTGCCGTTCGACTGGCCACCCCCTCCCATTCGGGGTCAAGCTCCAGCATGGGGTGGCCGATCGCCTCGTCTTCCAAAAACTGCGCGCTGCACTAGGCGGGCAGATACGCTTTCTGGTCTCCGGCGGGGCACCGCTCAATGCCGAAGTCGCCAAGTTTTTCTACGGGACGGGCCTTGTTGTCTATGAAGGCTACGGTCTCACCGAGGCTGGGCCCGTGGTCTCGTGCAACGTGCCAGGCCGGACCCGGCTCGGCACCGTAGGTCCGGTGCTGCCGCAAGTGCGCGTCAAGATCGCCGAGGACGGGGAAATCTGCGTGCAAGGGCCGAACGTGATGCAGGGCTACTACAATCGACCGGAAGAGACAGCGGCAGTCATCGACAGCGAGGGGTGGCTCCACACTGGCGATGTCGGCGAAATCGATGCCGATGGATTTCTTGCCATCACCGACCGCAAGAAAGACTTGATCATCACCTCGGAGGGCGAGAACATCGCACCGCAATTGGTGGAAGGACTGCTCAAGCAAGACCCCTTAATCGAGGAAGCCTGTCTGATTGGCGACAAACGCCCCTATCTGACCGTCTTGCTGGTGCCGAACCGGGCACTGCTGGAAGCGCTGGCCCGCAAGTACAACATCGAGGAGCCGTGGCCGGCCTTCCTGGAGCGCACCGAATTTCGCGTACTCTTTCGCCGCCGCCTGGATGAAGTGAACCGCACTTTGCCGCTCTACTCGCGGGTACGCAATTTTGCGCTCCTGGCGGAACCCTTCTCCCTGGAGCGCGAGGAACTCACGCCGACGCTCAAAGTGAAGCGTCGCGTGGTCATGGAGACGCGCCGCGCGCAGATCGACGCCATGTATCGCCCCAGCGCCAGTCCAAGCGCGGAGATCTCAGCTAACTAG